The following coding sequences are from one Leptolyngbya sp. NIES-3755 window:
- a CDS encoding hypothetical protein (similar to AA sequence:cyanobase_aa:Cyan7425_0032), whose amino-acid sequence MKNYMTQTIAIGFTGMSLTIAGTVFSPAHAAQQLSCTGRKSNGWSYNAKFVDGRFTQITWNRAGQPPQVSPLTFFRTNAQGEPVYRGSFQGATAVTLVDLGQGNVRPGSQISVGVEEWGWSRGTCAIATGGGGSTDWFSDIQLMMIGNEQWREAMRAQGFIFDRTVQHTNTQIVERWTRPSDRATVDVVLVNKQVTDVRRVN is encoded by the coding sequence ATGAAAAATTACATGACCCAAACGATCGCCATTGGATTCACTGGAATGAGTTTGACGATCGCAGGTACAGTTTTCTCTCCTGCTCATGCAGCCCAGCAATTGTCTTGTACTGGAAGAAAATCAAACGGCTGGAGCTACAATGCAAAGTTCGTAGATGGTCGCTTTACACAAATTACTTGGAATCGAGCAGGACAACCGCCACAAGTTTCTCCACTCACGTTCTTTCGCACGAATGCACAGGGAGAGCCTGTTTACCGGGGATCATTCCAGGGAGCCACTGCGGTAACACTTGTAGATTTAGGACAAGGCAATGTTCGTCCGGGTTCGCAAATCTCGGTTGGGGTCGAAGAATGGGGCTGGTCGAGAGGAACTTGTGCGATCGCAACTGGCGGCGGTGGCTCGACCGACTGGTTTAGCGATATTCAACTGATGATGATCGGCAATGAACAATGGCGGGAAGCGATGCGGGCACAGGGATTTATCTTTGATAGAACGGTGCAGCACACAAATACTCAAATTGTGGAACGCTGGACGCGCCCTTCGGATCGAGCCACGGTAGATGTAGTGCTCGTGAACAAGCAAGTCACAGATGTGCGACGAGTGAATTAG